A part of Rhodamnia argentea isolate NSW1041297 chromosome 8, ASM2092103v1, whole genome shotgun sequence genomic DNA contains:
- the LOC115727673 gene encoding UPF0481 protein At3g47200-like, with protein sequence MHPLHPNETNWIDQVNNSLMLAHMPFYEQQYWEKRSIYRVPAHITNLNSEAYRPQVVSFGPHHHHDLHPMEDHKRRALLCFLRRSEKPLERFLESLKDVLGALEESYDVLDPMWKKDSGEGAADRFLQLMITDGCFMLEILRFANMEVYDYAPNDPIFSKHGRLYILPVIGRDMLLLENQLPMLVLDRLVAVCDDKKEDEYINELILKYLGASENNPSTGKCLHVLDVFRKNRVQLNLDKVVSMGNLNNACTGTCLHVLDVFEKSLLMESKKNKKKKSKGGLEIILPATELREHGIQFRQSSTNSLKEISFASGVLRLPVIVVDDSTESMFLNLIAFERLHIQAGTEVTSYICFMNHLIDKAQDIALLRKKGIIQNYMESDEVAAKLFNSVAKDVMLDPDSSLHDTINKVRKYCMKRGHKWRANLEHIYFRNPWVILSIIAAFLLFGLTTIQTVYTVLGYKK encoded by the exons ATGCATCCTCTGCACCCGAATGAGACCAACTGGATCGACCAAGTCAACAACAGCCTCATGCTCGCGCACATGCCCTTCTATGAGCAACAATACTGGGAGAAGCGGTCCATCTACAGGGTCCCCGCCCACATCACCAACCTCAACAGCGAGGCCTACCGGCCGCAGGTTGTCTCCTTCggcccccaccaccaccacgacctcCACCCCATGGAGGACCACAAGCGCCGCGCGCTCCTCTGCTTCCTCAGGCGGTCCGAGAAGCCCCTCGAGCGCTTCCTCGAGTCCCTAAAGGACGTGCTGGGGGCCCTCGAGGAGAGCTACGATGTGCTGGACCCGATGTGGAAGAAGGACAGCGGCGAGGGCGCGGCAGACCGATTCCTGCAGCTGATGATCACTGACGGCTGCTTCATGCTCGAGATCCTGAGGTTCGCAAATATGGAGGTGTACGACTATGCACCCAACGACCCCATCTTTAGCAAGCACGGGAGGCTTTACATACTTCCAGTCATTGGACGGGACATGCTGCTGCTGGAGAATCAGCTTCCCATGCTAGTACTGGATCGGCTGGTCGCCGTCTGTGATGACAAGAAG GAGGACGAATACATCAACGAGCTCATCCTCAAGTACTTGGGCGCCAGCGAGAACAATCCAAGCACGGGAAAATGCCTGCACGTCCTGGACGTCTTCAGGAAGAACCGGGTCCAGCTCAATCTGGACAAAGTGGTGAGCATGGGCAACCTGAACAACGCGTGCACGGGAACATGCCTGCATGTCCTGGACGTCTTCGAGAAGAGCCTGCTGATGGAGTCcaagaagaataaaaagaagaagagcaaggGCGGCTTGGAGATAATACTACCAGCCACCGAGCTCCGTGAGCACGGGATCCAGTTCAGGCAAAGCAGCACCAACAGCCTCAAGGAGATCTCCTTTGCCAGCGGGGTCCTGAGGCTCCCCGTGATCGTCGTAGACGACAGCACCGAGTCCATGTTCCTCAACCTCATTGCGTTTGAGCGCCTCCACATCCAGGCTGGGACAGAGGTCACGTCCTACATCTGCTTCATGAACCACCTCATCGATAAGGCGCAGGACATTGCGCTACTCCGCAAGAAGGGCATCATCCAGAATTACATGGAGAGCGACGAGGTGGCAGCCAAGCTGTTCAACTCGGTGGCCAAGGATGTGATGCTCGACCCGGACAGCAGCCTCCATGACACGATCAACAAGGTCAGAAAGTACTGCATGAAGAGGGGGCACAAGTGGAGGGCCAATCTCGAGCACATCTACTTCAGGAATCCTTGGGTTATATTGTCTATCATTGCCGCCTTCCTCCTCTTCGGGCTTACCACAATTCAGACAGTATATACAGTGCTCGGCTACAAAAAATGA